GCTCATCACCTTCGGGAAACGCAGAGACCTGCACGCCCGGCGGCAGGTGCTCCGGGTCATCCGCAACGAATCCGTGGTCGCGAAGCTGTTCGGTCCGCTGGCCGACCGCTACGCCGACCGGCCCGGTGGCTACACGCGCATCGTACGCGTCGGGCACCGGCAGGGCGACGCCGCCGATATGTCGATACTCGAATTGATCGACCGGGAGGGTCCGGCGGAGGACCAGGCCGAAGAGAAGGCCGAAGAGAAAGCCGAAGAAAACAAGGAAGAGACGACGGAGGAGGAAGAGACGGACTGACGGGCTCACAGCCTTGAATCATGCGCCTTGACCTGGTCCCGGGCCCGGCCTGCAAGAGCGGGTAGGGAGGTCGGCCGGCACGGGTCGGCACTCTGCGGCGTAAAGCTCTTTCCGAAATCGTTACAGATCATAGAACAGAAAAGGCGGCAACCCGGTGCGGTTGCCGCCTTTTTCGTTGTGGGACGCGAGACAACGCCGGCGCCAACGTCCGCGCGGCGTCGATTACTGGTCGTCGTCCTGTTCCTCGGGCATGAGCACGAACTCGGGATAAGCCTCGATGCCGAGTTCCGCCACGTCCTGCCCGAGCCGTTCGACCTGACTCGTCACCCGGACGGTCATGACCACGTCGATCAGCTTCCAGATCACCCAGGAGACCAGGAAGACGAAGGCGCCGATCGCGAGGATGCCGATCAGTTGAACACCGACGTTGCCGCCGCTCACGATGCACACCGCCAGCGTACCCCAGATGCCCGCGAAGAGGTGGGCCGGTACGGCGCCGACTACGTCGTCGATCTTCACCGATTCCAGCAGTTTCATGCCGACCGTGCAGAT
This Gemmatimonadota bacterium DNA region includes the following protein-coding sequences:
- the rplQ gene encoding 50S ribosomal protein L17; protein product: LITFGKRRDLHARRQVLRVIRNESVVAKLFGPLADRYADRPGGYTRIVRVGHRQGDAADMSILELIDREGPAEDQAEEKAEEKAEENKEETTEEEETD